ACAGCCTGAGGCAGGGGCGGAATGGCTGAACTATAGAGCAGCTGTATGTAGTGACTGACAATAGCATGGCACCTAACTACAGCGACTACTACAGTCTGTAAGCCCATTGTACTGTGTAGCTGTGTGGCTGATCAGAGCCCATTGCAGCTGAGTCTCTCCTAACTGGCTCTGGGCTGGGTCACTGTCACCTCTGCCTGCCAACATTTCTTGGCTTCTCCCCACAACTCGACCAAGTCACAACTGCTGTAGTACAATGGCCGCAACATCCCTTCCTTTTATAGGAATCCTGGCACTTTATTCCACTCCCTTGTTTATACTAATTGTCCATTAGGGATAATGAATAGGATTATATGCCTGTGATTCCTAGCCTTGTTTGGCCACAAGTCATTACTGTAGTTCTTTATGTTTCTGggaaaccttgttatgagctaagcggcccagtctgaaggtcagttagggggagatttggggtgagtgtttatttgtaccctgggtacccctggaactatagcagggtgacaccccaatgtttctatatatctgtaaccttgttatgagctaagggggcccagtctgaaggtcagttagggggagatttggggtgagtgcttatttgtaccctgggtacccctggaactatagcagggtgacaccccaatgtttctatatatctgtaaccttcttatgagctaagtctgaaggccagttatagggagatttggggtgagtgcttatttgtgcctccTCCTTGTTTCTCAGGCTGAAGCTGAGGTTGCCTCTCTGAACCGACGTATCCAGTTAGTGGAGGAGGAACTGGACCGGGCCCAGGAGCGTCTCTCTACTGCACTACAGAAGCTGGAGGAGGCGGAGAAGACAGCCGATGAAAGCGAGAGGTGAGTGGTGATGTTCCTTTGCAAGGCATGATGGGACTTTCTGTATTCTGCCATGCCAATCCCCCTTATAACTTTCCAGTACTCTCCTTGTTCCATATTAGTTCCTCCTTCCTGTTTGGGCAGGAAACGCCTGTTTCCCTGGTGCTTCCTGTTTTCCAGGAAGCTGTCAGACTGGGAAATTCTGTTTATTCTGAGTTGGCCCCTTATCAGCAATGCCAAAGCCTCGTTTGAGGGATCCATGTTGGCGTTACCAGGATAGTCTCTAATTTACTGGAACATCAAAGGCTTCATAGTGGAGTGACCCGTTAAGTGTCCCCTCTGTATCCTCTCCCTAGGCCTCAGCCACTCCCTTCTGCCTTAGAGTATTGTACTGAGAGTCTGCCCCACCCTAATGAGGATTATCAGGGGCCCTATATATTGCTCTGCCGCTCCTCTGCAGCATTTTACTCTGATGGATCCTCCGTGCTCATGCCACTTAAAGGGATCTTTCACCTTTGCAGTTCagctattttcagattgttcactagaaataaagacgtttttcaaatcgctttctatttgtgaccgtttttctaatattgatgtgtaagGTTTCATTtgtaccttctaaagcagctctgggagggggggtcgccgactctttaaccattctaaattgatacatttcattgataaatttgttatctttgtccctgctgagcagaatccctgatttccattaaaggcagctgttagacttgatacaatagttgctaatatggaACAGATtccactgctgagaaatgtatcaactaattgtatcaactaaatgtagcaaattgtaacagttcagatactTCTGCATCACCAGACTGAATCACCAGAGAGACTAACATTAAACTGTAaagttacattttgggaaaatggtaaaaaattgaacaactcctttaatcatGGACTTTGCTATAAGTGTTGCCAGGCACTATATGAGCTATATGGTCTTTGTCACACTGACCTTGacaatatcttaaaggagaaggaaagtggttTCACACTTGAgggttccaaaagttaggcacctcaagtgaatgtatttacttacctgaaaccccaggctgatgctcctatcagcagaaaactgcaccggcccagggttattccagcaaacCCCACCAGTCGCtcttcttccagcttcttctttcttaaatttcccagggcagacgtatgcgcaatagaatgaaaaagctgactttttagttaaatttcAGCTGtacgttctactgcgcatgagcagctgcaagaagaaaaaagaagctggaagaggatcgctctgatcactggtataaccctgggccagtgcagttttctgctcataggagcccggggtttcaggtaagtaaatacattcacttgggggtgcctaacatttgtcacccctaagtgtgaaacgactttccttctcctttaaatgttactCAAGCCCCAAAGTACAGTATCTTTGCATTGTTTGATTTGTATAAAGAagctgcaccgaatccactattttggatttggccgaatctttcgcgaaaccCTAATTtgaaggggtgggaaggggaaaacattttttacttcctcgtattttatttttttacaaaaagtcaggctttttccctccccgcccttaatttgcatatgcaaattagggttcagatttggttaggtcgggcagaaggattggatccgaaccgaatcctggattcagtgcatccctacctgaaATTAAACAAATGTAGGGTGCCTGGCCAAGCTGGGTGCTTTAGATACATACTGAATGCTCTCCAGTCGTGTGTGAATCTGCCATGTTTATGTGTGTTGAGGGCTTTAGTGAAGCTCATCTGCTCTTTGCTGTCTCGCAGGGGGATGAAGGTGATCGAAAACAGAGCCCTGAAAGATGAGGAGAAGATGGAGCTGCAGGAAATCCAACTGAAAGAAGCCAAACACATAGCAGAAGAAGCAGACCGGAAATATGAGGAGGTGAGGGGTCAGGGAATCCTGTGAGAGCCATTGATTAACCTGACATGTCTGTCCTGTTGTGTGTCTGGGCTGCACCTGTCATGTAATCCTACAGCAACCTGCTCCACCCGCTCTACACTTTAATCTATAGAAATCCATATGGTTGCTGGAAAcatagtttattttatatatataaagaatatctAATCCTGTCATCTCTCTGTTACCAATGTGTTCCCTGCCAGGTTGCCCGGAAGCTGGTCATTATCGAGGGGGACCTCGAACGTACAGAAGAGAGGGCAGAACTGTCTGAGTCGTGAGTATCTGTGCTCCCAATGTGACTGTGTACCCcttttatgtctgtgtgtgtgtgttacacaagACCTGAAAGTTGGGGGGCTCTAAACAAGTGGAGGGATTTCAGCTTGGATCTAAATGAGTATCACAGGCTTGCAGAGACGCATATATACACACCTTTATACATATAATCGCATCTTTATTCATAtaacacattttatacatataatagCAGACACTGGCTTGTTGGACTCTACAGAGGGTTCAAGGTTGGGAGGCACAAACCAAGCATTGCACCCAGAGCCACACAAATACTGACCAACCATAATCTTCCTATTCTGTAACTGAGCACAGGCTTGTGCAGCATCTCATTCTTTTCTGGATGGGAATTAGAGTTCTCATGCGGCCCTCTCATGCGGCCCTCTCATGCGGCCCTCTCATGCGGCCCTCTCATGCGGCCCTCTCATGCACCGTCATGTCCCACTGAGTAGGAAATAGTAATATAACACAGTTCCTGATTAGGTTGCTGGGAATACAGTAGCAAaaagggaaacttgtgctcaccacaaaaCAATGTCCAGCTTTTAGGTTGGGGGTGTGACCACTGAATACCTACATCACCCCACGGGAAGTGCAGAGGATTTTTTGCCTGTAGGGAATACAGTATTACTATAGGGAATATGAGCATATAGATGACATGGGATAGATTTGGTTACAGGGGGTGTAGGGACGTGGATAGGCACTGCTACTATTTCAGGCCTTGTTTACATGACATCCTCACTTTGCATGAGAtgaattttgatttttgtttttgcccTTCCTTCCTCCCATGTTCATCCCGGCTTCTTTGTATTGTGTTGCTGGCCTTTCCCTCCAAAACtccctttcctctgccttccCGTGTGACCTCTCTGTGACCACTAACTCAGCCGATGCCGAGACCTGGAGGAGCAGATCCGCCAGTTGGACCACAGCCTCAAGTGTTTGAATGCCACAGAGGAAAAGGTATTAACCGTTACCCTCCCTGGATAtcctgctgtctcctcctggctGCTCCCTCTCTATCTCCATCCACACTTCATTCCCAGACGGCCCCACAGCTGTGATCTGTCCCTCAGCCTCCCACTGTGTCACCCAATCAccagtcacacacatgtgcaatCCAATCTGCAGCCTCCTCAATTGCCCATTTAGCTCCAGTCTCACAGCTGAGAGAGCTGATAAACTCTGACTCTGCATGGCGGCTTCCTGAATGGCTCTTTATGCAGACTGAATTATAAAATAGcattactttacccaaaaaaagtcattCCTCTAATCCTGGTTATAGGAAAacctataccccccgaacaatataggtctctatgaaaatatattgcattaaacagctcataagtaaataaaccattttcataattatatactgttttagtagtatatgccattggataattataaatagaaaattgccatttttaagagGTGGTTctcctttcaacacttttttcagttgatttggtttcagatagttctccagaaataaagacttttccaactattttctgtgtgaccatttttctaatattaaagtgtaataattcaccttctaaagcagctctgagggggtcgccgaccctctaaactgttacatttaaattatacatttaattgatacatttcttatctttattcctgctgagctgaatccctgagttccattacaggcagctgttagaactgatacaactgttgctaatactccagagatgctgcagagaaatggatcaattaaatgttgcaaagttgtagcagtttagagtctgcgcctgaattactgagctgtcagactcaaactcCAGAGACCGGAACATTCAACATTCAAACTTaggttttggaaaaactgtagaaataaaagatggaaagcaattgagaaaagtatttatttctggtgaacaatctgaaaataattgaacttaaaaaaatgtgagaggcgaacaacccctttaagaaataaggggattgtatgattcacggtgcacacaaaccaagCAAACAAACTCTAATTGtcaggttacatgagccaattaacagacagagttctgtctttagcttccactcttcttcctgttacagttggagctgcagtatttctggtcaggtgatctcttcctgttacagttagagctgcagtatttctggtcaggtgatctcttcctgttacagttggagctgcagtatttattttggggctataatttttctttaactgGATTATGCTAAAGCAAAATggaatctccccccccccccaatccagACTAATGGCCGAGTGACACAGGCTGAGAAGGCCTCTGGGAAACCCCTTCATGTTCCTGTACCTTGTTCGGAGTTAGCCAGTCTCATCTCCTcctgctttttctccttttctttctctctcgCTTGCTCATCCTCTACCTCGGCTTCTGCCCGTCCTCAGCAAATGTGCCGAGCTGGAGGAGGAGCTGAAAAATGTCACCAACAACCTGAAGTCCTTAGAGGCTCAGGCTGAAAAGGTAAGGGCCTTGCAGTGCATCATGGGTAAGGGCCTTGCAGTGCATTATAGGTAAGGGCCTTGCAGTGCATCATGGGTAAGGGCCTTGCAGTGCATTATAGGTAAGGGCCTTGCAGTGCAATATGGCCTCTTGTCCTCTTTGCATGTGACTGGGGGCTGTGTTTGCATGATGTGATTGCTCTGAGTACCCCGAGCAGCAGCTCATCAGGAATAACAAGTTAACAGTATGTCGGTCTCTACTCTAGAGAGAAcctaatttgttttttcttactgtccttgtgcctttatttttcctctttctgCTTGTTCAGAGGAACTACGGAGATCTTCCTCATTTGGTTTGCCCTTGTATCTATCAGTCTGTTGACTCTGcttattgtttttcattaaagggatactgtcatggaaaaaaaaatattttcaaaaacgcatcagtttatagtgctgctccagcagactgctcttttgagaaatggatttcagtgcataaaacagattttttatatttaatatttaataatttaatatttgaaatctgacatggagctagacatattgtcagtttcccagctgcctccagtcatgtgacttgtgctctgataaacttcagtcactctttactgctgtactgcaagttggagtgatctcaccccccccccagcagcctaacaacagaacaatgggaaggtaaccagatagcagctccctaacacaagataacagctgcctggtagatctaagaacagcactcaatagtaaaatccaggtcccactgagacacattcagttatattgagtaggagaaacaacagcctgccagaaagcagttccatcctaaagtgctggctctttctgaaatcacatgaccaggcaaaatgagctgagatgcacctacacaccaatattacaactaaatacacttgctggttcgggaatgaccttttatattgtacagtgaattatttacagtgtacagtgtagaaataaaaactacatcataaaaatcatgacagaattcctttaacctGCCATTGTGCTCAAGCTGCCCAGCCAGCAGCTCTTCTAGCCCTCCCATTACATTATTAACCCCCAACAAGACGCAGTCAGAGATGGGTGTGGCCAAGCCATCCCAATGACATTAGGGCCGTTGCCAGTTGAACATGGTTGTACTTATTTAGGCTCTATAATCTGCACATATTCGTTGTACATGGcatgtattttcctttaaatgcttatTTCATAtagtaagaggagagcactccaagGTGGCAATATGCTGTGATTACATTTATTAAGGACCTTTAAATGCCTTGTGTAGGGGGTGGGAGGGAAAGGGTGAATCCTCTATGAATTCACTCCACTGATTCCTCTATTGTAAGAAGATAGTCTCCCCAGAGCGCACTGTTGTGTATAAATACACACTTGTAAAGTTTGTGTATAAAACAAGAAGCTTGGCAGTTTCAGTGATCACGGCCCCTGTTTAGCTCTTTATCCCCCTCAGTTGTAGTTATCCAATGAGGAGAGAAGTCGTTGAATTACCAATATGCCTCCACTTATACTGTATGAAGCTCCACGTTCTCTCCCATGCCAAGGCTGTGGCTTTATTCTAACTCTCTGTAATTAAATGCACATTAATGGATGTCCTTGCCTTGCAGTATTCCAAAAAAGAAGATAAATATGAGGAGGAAATAAAGATTCTGTCAGATAAGCTAAAAGAGGTAAGCCTTCAGCCATTGGCCAGGATGCCCCTTCTTTGCTGCCATCTGTTTTGCCCCCTAATTCTCGCCAACTAACTGCCCAATCAGCTCGTATCCATATTGTTTCCTCTCTCTCTATAGGCTGAGACCAGAGCGGAGTTTGCTGAGCGGTCCGTGGCCAAACTTGAGAAGACCATTGATGACTTGGAAGGTAATTTCTTGTCTGTAACATTGATTCTGTGTTTATTTCCAGAGCCATTTATTCCATACATCTTATATGCAGTGCCTGCCACCCTTAAAGTGCTTACAGCAGACAAActgcatctcccagcatcccaccaGGAATACTGCTGTATATATATTGGATAGTATGATTTATAGTTCTGCAGCCAGCCTTCAAACACCAAAGTATAAAGTATAATGGATGCTGCCAAATATCGGAAGGATTTCTTGCTTTGCTGCCAGGTCCCTCGTATCCTGTTGAACAAagattgtggggggggggggtcatttatcattgAGAGAGAATTGAACAATTAGCGCTTCATCATAATTTGGCTCGCTATAAAGCATGATAATTGAATTTACTATTTTATCTGCTGTGAACCCCCCGGGGCTGTGCTCTCTAGTGGGTCACACACAAGGCAGCTTTGTGCGCCTTTTCCACTAAAACCGTTTTCTGCTTTTCCTTCGCcccagaaaaggcaaaaaaatgattgTTAAATGTATGTGCCAATAAAAGGCTGGAAGTGTGAGCCTGCTACAGGGAGATAGAGCAAAACCTACTGTCAGTAATGAAGCAGAGTTCACTCTATGGCTGTCCTATATGTAGAGGTttggggtctgttatctggaaacccgttatctagaaagctctgaattatgggaaatgcAGTCTCACtcttttatccagataatccacagATTTCCGTGTAAAAATtacggatgcactgaatccactattttggattcggctgaacccctgaatccttcgcaaaagattcggttgaatattgaaccgaatccaaattctaatttgcatatgcaaattaggggtaggaaggaagaaaaatgttttactttgttattttgtgacaaaaagtcacgcgatttccctcctgcccctaatctGCATGTGCaataaggattcagttcggccgggcagaaagattcatccgaatccaaatcctgctgaaaaacactgaatcctggattctgtgcatccctagtaaaaaataaacagtagcttgaactaaaatataattaatccttattggaagcaaaaccagcctattgggtttatttcatgtttatatgtatctagtagacttaaggaatgaagatccaatttatggaaagatcagaaaaacccaggtcctgagcattcttgataacgggtcccatacctgtacctgttacTTTTATTTAGAGAGCACTGCCCGCCTTTATTTGGAGGACTGTTAAACTGACCACTTTCTGGGctaaaggggaaacaaacctATATAGTTAATAGCTGCAGAGTGATCCTCCTTTACTGGtctgttaaagggcaagtactgcATATAGTGGGAGCCAAGAAAGATCTTGTTTATCTGGCAGCACAAGCCCTGGAC
The sequence above is a segment of the Xenopus laevis strain J_2021 chromosome 8L, Xenopus_laevis_v10.1, whole genome shotgun sequence genome. Coding sequences within it:
- the tpm3.L gene encoding tropomyosin alpha-3 chain isoform X10, with translation MEAIKKKMQMLKLDKENALDRAEQAEAEQKQVEEKSKQLEDELVSMQKKLKGTEDEWDKYLEALKDAQEKLEVAEKKAADAEAEVASLNRRIQLVEEELDRAQERLSTALQKLEEAEKTADESERGMKVIENRALKDEEKMELQEIQLKEAKHIAEEADRKYEEVARKLVIIEGDLERTEERAELSESKCAELEEELKNVTNNLKSLEAQAEKYSKKEDKYEEEIKILSDKLKEAETRAEFAERSVAKLEKTIDDLEERLYCQMEKNRLLSCELKVTLHDLCD
- the tpm3.L gene encoding tropomyosin alpha-3 chain isoform X3; translation: MSGGGMSSIEAVKRKIQVLQQQADEAEEKSERLSRDLEGEKRSRETAEAEVASLNRRIQLVEEELDRAQERLSTALQKLEEAEKTADESERGMKVIENRALKDEEKMELQEIQLKEAKHIAEEADRKYEEVARKLVIIEGDLERTEERAELSESRCRDLEEQIRQLDHSLKCLNATEEKYSKKEDKYEEEIKILSDKLKEAETRAEFAERSVAKLEKTIDDLEDKLRLTKDENAKMQMMLDDTLQQLNCL
- the tpm3.L gene encoding tropomyosin alpha-3 chain isoform X6 — translated: MSGGGMSSIEAVKRKIQVLQQQADEAEEKSERLSRDLEGEKRSRETAEAEVASLNRRIQLVEEELDRAQERLSTALQKLEEAEKTADESERGMKVIENRALKDEEKMELQEIQLKEAKHIAEEADRKYEEVARKLVIIEGDLERTEERAELSESRCRDLEEQIRQLDHSLKCLNATEEKYSKKEDKYEEEIKILSDKLKEAETRAEFAERSVAKLEKTIDDLEDELYAQKLKYKAISEELDHALNDMTSM
- the tpm3.L gene encoding tropomyosin alpha-3 chain isoform X8; this encodes MSGGGMSSIEAVKRKIQVLQQQADEAEEKSERLSRDLEGEKRSRETAEAEVASLNRRIQLVEEELDRAQERLSTALQKLEEAEKTADESERGMKVIENRALKDEEKMELQEIQLKEAKHIAEEADRKYEEVARKLVIIEGDLERTEERAELSESKCAELEEELKNVTNNLKSLEAQAEKYSKKEDKYEEEIKILSDKLKEAETRAEFAERSVAKLEKTIDDLEERLYCQMEKNRLLSCELKVTLHDLCD
- the tpm3.L gene encoding tropomyosin alpha-3 chain isoform X7, producing the protein MSGGGMSSIEAVKRKIQVLQQQADEAEEKSERLSRDLEGEKRSRETAEAEVASLNRRIQLVEEELDRAQERLSTALQKLEEAEKTADESERGMKVIENRALKDEEKMELQEIQLKEAKHIAEEADRKYEEVARKLVIIEGDLERTEERAELSESRCRDLEEQIRQLDHSLKCLNATEEKYSKKEDKYEEEIKILSDKLKEAETRAEFAERSVAKLEKTIDDLEERLYCQMEKNRLLSCELKVTLHDLCD
- the tpm3.L gene encoding tropomyosin alpha-4 chain isoform X2; its protein translation is MSGGGMSSIEAVKRKIQVLQQQADEAEEKSERLSRDLEGEKRSRETAEAEVASLNRRIQLVEEELDRAQERLSTALQKLEEAEKTADESERGMKVIENRALKDEEKMELQEIQLKEAKHIAEEADRKYEEVARKLVIIEGDLERTEERAELSESKCAELEEELKNVTNNLKSLEAQAEKYSKKEDKYEEEIKILSDKLKEAETRAEFAERSVAKLEKTIDDLEDELYAQKLKYKAISEELDHALNDMTSIVNCDFGGVDRRSQTRLQWKEI
- the tpm3.L gene encoding tropomyosin alpha-3 chain isoform X1; the protein is MSGGGMSSIEAVKRKIQVLQQQADEAEEKSERLSRDLEGEKRSRETAEAEVASLNRRIQLVEEELDRAQERLSTALQKLEEAEKTADESERGMKVIENRALKDEEKMELQEIQLKEAKHIAEEADRKYEEVARKLVIIEGDLERTEERAELSESRCRDLEEQIRQLDHSLKCLNATEEKYSKKEDKYEEEIKILSDKLKEAETRAEFAERSVAKLEKTIDDLEDELYAQKLKYKAISEELDHALNDMTSIVNCDFGGVDRRSQTRLQWKEI
- the tpm3.L gene encoding tropomyosin alpha-3 chain isoform X5 encodes the protein MSGGGMSSIEAVKRKIQVLQQQADEAEEKSERLSRDLEGEKRSRETAEAEVASLNRRIQLVEEELDRAQERLSTALQKLEEAEKTADESERGMKVIENRALKDEEKMELQEIQLKEAKHIAEEADRKYEEVARKLVIIEGDLERTEERAELSESRCRDLEEQIRQLDHSLKCLNATEEKYSKKEDKYEEEIKILSDKLKEAETRAEFAERSVAKLEKTIDDLEDELYAQKLKYKAISEELDHALNDMTSI
- the tpm3.L gene encoding tropomyosin alpha-3 chain isoform X9 produces the protein MEAIKKKMQMLKLDKENALDRAEQAEAEQKQVEEKSKQLEDELVSMQKKLKGTEDEWDKYLEALKDAQEKLEVAEKKAADAEAEVASLNRRIQLVEEELDRAQERLSTALQKLEEAEKTADESERGMKVIENRALKDEEKMELQEIQLKEAKHIAEEADRKYEEVARKLVIIEGDLERTEERAELSESKCAELEEELKNVTNNLKSLEAQAEKYSKKEDKYEEEIKILSDKLKEAETRAEFAERSVAKLEKTIDDLEDELYAQKLKYKAISEELDHALNDMTSM
- the tpm3.L gene encoding tropomyosin alpha-3 chain isoform X11 is translated as MEAIKKKMQMLKLDKENALDRAEQAEAEQKQVEEKSKQLEDELVSMQKKLKGTEDEWDKYLEALKDAQEKLEVAEKKAADAEAEVASLNRRIQLVEEELDRAQERLSTALQKLEEAEKTADESERGMKVIENRALKDEEKMELQEIQLKEAKHIAEEADRKYEEVARKLVIIEGDLERTEERAELSESRCRDLEEQIRQLDHSLKCLNATEEKYSKKEDKYEEEIKILSDKLKEAETRAEFAERSVAKLEKTIDDLEDELYAQKLKYKAISEELDHALNDMTSM